The following coding sequences are from one Rutidosis leptorrhynchoides isolate AG116_Rl617_1_P2 chromosome 11, CSIRO_AGI_Rlap_v1, whole genome shotgun sequence window:
- the LOC139876528 gene encoding nuclear transcription factor Y subunit B-8-like has translation MAEGPASPGGGSHESGGDLSPRSSNVREQDRFLPIANISRIMKKGLPANGKMAKDAKETVQECVSEFISFVTSEASDKCQREKRKTINGDDLLWAMATLGFEDYIEPLKLYLIRYREVLILYQVLLAALIYDFVGSRMLILWCLCFFMFRMESMMQMEGDTKGSGKGQDGSARKDGVQPDHNAHLAHQGSYLQGLDYGNSQAQHMMVPMRGRD, from the exons ATGGCGGAAGGTCCGGCGAGTCCAGGTGGCGGGAGTCATGAAAGTGGTGGGGATTTGAGCCCTAGGTCATCGAATGTTCGAGAACAGGATCGATTTTTACCGATTGCGAATATCAGTAGGATTATGAAAAAAGGATTACCAGCTAATGGTAAAATGGCGAAAGATGCTAAAGAAACTGTTCAGGAATGTGTTTCTGAGTTTATCAGCTTTGTTACTAGCGA GGCTAGTGATAAGTGTCAAAGGGAAAAACGGAAAACAATCAATGGTGATGATCTCTTATGGGCAATGgctactctagggtttgaagattatATTGAACCACTCAAGTTATACTTGATTAGATACAGAGAGGTACTTATCCTGTACCAAGTTTTATTGGCAGCTTTAATTTATGATTTTGTGGGTTCACGGATGCTTATTCTTTGGTGTTTGTGTTTCTTTATGTTTCGGATGGAATCAATGATGCAGATGGAG GGTGACACCAAGGGATCTGGTAAAGGGCAGGATGGATCGGCTAGGAAAGATGGGGTACAACCTGACCATAATGCACAT CTTGCTCATCAAGGTTCGTATTTGCAGGGTCTTGACTATGGGAACTCACAG GCTCAACATATGATGGTTCCAATGCGGGGTAGAGATTAG
- the LOC139875955 gene encoding uncharacterized protein, translating into MCTISLNIRGIGQTGKISWLKRICNKEKPTILGLQETKCGQTGDNTIESFWGNSDFKFVQKDSVGASGGILTIWDTNIFSFNYAIEGEFFLAIRGTWAGHDSEIAFINVYGPHSSSKKLRLWNELSSLINSLNIPHIVFGDFNEVRNKTERMNTDCNQHWADNFNNFINNSGLIDLPLGGKRFTRICEKTMKFSKLDRFLVSDGIFTIWPNTSSKTLDRDLSDHCPIILRNNLLDSGPKPIRVFDTWLDLKDADIVIERAWSIPTTGNRPDCIFRNKLKNVKMELKKHSIQLDNIDSQIRDHISECNNWEQTAETRPLSESEKQKWIDEKMQQTVAIIKSSPKYSPIALQRSSIKS; encoded by the exons ATGTGTACAATTTCTTTAAATATTCGGGGTATTGGACAAACGGGTAAAATAAGTTGGCTAAAACGTATCTGCAATAAAGAAAAACCAACGATTTTAGGTCTACAAGAAACCAAATGCGGACAAACAGGTGATAACACCATTGAATCTTTCTGGGGTAATTCTGATTTTAAATTCGTCCAAAAGGACTCGGTTGGTGCTTCCGGTGGTATCTTAACTATTTGGGATACTAATATCTTTTCGTTCAATTATGCGATTGAGGGCGAATTCTTCTTAGCAATACGCGGAACATGGGCAGGGCATGATTCTGAAATTGCTTTCATTAATGTATATGGTCCTCATTCTTCCTCAAAAAAACTAAGACTCTGGAACGAACTCTCATCTCTCATTAACTCTCTTAACATTCCACACATTGTCTTTGGTGACTTTAATGAAGTAAGAAACAAAACAGAACGCATGAATACAGATTGCAATCAACATTGGgcagataattttaataatttcataAATAACTCCGGATTAATTGATCTTCCATTAGGTGGAAAAAGATTCACAAGGATATGTGAGAAAACAATGAAATTCAGTAAACTTGACCGATTCCTTGTCTCTGATGGCATTTTCACCATCTGGCCCAATACATCCTCCAAAACTCTTGATCGTGATCTTTCCGATCACTGTCCTATCATTCTAAGAAATAACCTCCTCGATTCAGGCCCTAAACCAATACGTGTTTTTGACACATGGCTCGACCTTAAAGATGCCGACATTGTCATTGAAAGAGCCTGGTCGATTCCGACTACTGGTAATAGGCCAGACTGCATCTTCCGTAATAAATTAAAAAACGTAAAAATGGAGCTCAAAAAACATAGTATTCAACTTGATAACATTGACTCACAAATCCGAGATCATATATCTGAATGTAATAATTGGGAACAAACTGCCGAAACCAGACCATTATCTGAATCGGAAAAACAAAAATGGATCGATGAAAAAATGCAGCAAACT GTAGCTATTATAAAATCCTCACCAAAATACTCTCCAATCGCCTTGCAAAGGTCATCCATAAAGTCATAG
- the LOC139876455 gene encoding probable LRR receptor-like serine/threonine-protein kinase At1g67720 yields the protein MGINCFLFLPLLFILVLNFFLDIATAQVAGFVSLDCGGQSNFTDNLGLEWTPDNQIVYGITSNISVTNETRQQYQTVRYFPADNRKYCYTINVKSRTRYLLRTTFLYGNFDNNNVYPKFDISMGPTRWATIVISDANTIESQELIFLASGSTVSVCLSNATTGQPFISTLELRPFNGSIYLTPYENQYFLSVSARINFGAENEDPVRYPDDPFDRIWQSDMLKKANYLVDVATGTDRVSTKLPIDIGKDEQPPQKVMQTAVVGRNGNLTYRMNLDGFPAFGWAYTYFAEIEDLAANETRKFRLILPGMPEISKAVVNIQENAQGTHRLYEPGFENISLPFVLSFRFGKTSDSTQGPLVNAIEINKYLKIDDGSFDGDVAASLVSSYESYDWAKEGGDPCLPVAWSWLVCNTDREPKIISVKLSGMNLTGPIPSDLTKLTSLEQLWLDGNALTGPIPDFTGCPNLKIIHLENNQLSGNIPSSLAELPNLSQLYLQNNLLTGDVPTSLLNKNLVLNYTGNANLRKGGSEGGHYRKIIIGLTVGAVALFLGFITSCILLRQRKKYPKTELKHRMPVMSNAATEAAQSFTLSELRYATKNFEKKVGSGGFGTVYYGKLNDGKEIAVKLLENNNVYQGKKEFANEVTLLSRIHHRNLVQFLGFCQEEGMDILVYEFMHNGTLKEHLYGPMARERGINWIKRLEIAEESAKGIEYLHTGCVPSIIHRDLKTSNILLDKNMKAKVSDFGLSKLAVDGTSHVSSIVRGTLGYLDPEYYISNRLTDKSDIYSFGVILLELISGQEAISNVNFGINCRNIVQWAKMHIESGDIQGIIDPVLGNEYDIQSMWKIAEKALMCVQPHGNMRPSMSEVIKEIQDAILIERGVQAAARERSSDELSRHSTLNMGSLDLCANDQDLMIDESFSRPGPR from the exons ATGGGGATTAATTGTTTTCTATTCTTGCCACTTTTATTTATTCTTGTTCTTAATTTCTTCTTGGACATAGCCACTGCTCAAGTTGCAG GTTTCGTAAGCCTTGATTGTGGCGGTCAAAGCAATTTCACAGATAATCTTGGCCTCGAATGGACACCCGATAATCAAATCGTTTACGGGATTACAAGTAATATATCCGTCACAAATGAGACGAGACAACAATATCAAACGGTCAGATATTTCCCAGCAGATAATAGAAAATATTGTTACACAATTAATGTTAAAAGTAGGACTAGGTATCTTTTACGTACAACGTTCTTATATGGTAATTTCGATAACAACAATGTGTACCCAAAATTCGACATTTCCATGGGACCCACTCGTTGGGCTACAATAGTCATTTCCGATGCTAATACGATCGAGTCTCAAGAACTCATCTTTTTAGCTTCTGGTTCGACTGTCAGCGTTTGTTTATCAAATGCGACAACGGGTCAACCATTTATTTCAACACTCGAGCTTCGACCGTTTAACGGGTCGATATATCTTACACCGTATGAAAATCAATACTTTTTAAGTGTGTCTGCAAGAATCAATTTTGGTGCGGAAAACGAAGATCCGGTTAGGTATCCGGATGACCCGTTTGATCGAATTTGGCAATCGGATATGTTGAAAAAGGCAAACTATCTTGTTGATGTCGCAACGGGTACGGATCGGGTATCGACGAAATTACCTATCGATATCGGGAAAGATGAACAACCGCCTCAAAAAGTAATGCAGACAGCTGTCGTGGGGCGAAACGGGAATTTAACGTATCGTATGAATCTAGACGGGTTTCCGGCTTTCGGGTGGGCGTATACTTACTTTGCGGAAATTGAAGATTTGGCGGCTAACGAGACTAGAAAATTCCGGTTGATTCTTCCCGGAATGCCGGAAATTAGTAAAGCGGTTGTAAACATTCAAGAAAACGCTCAAGGGACCCACCGTTTGTACGAGCCGGGATTTGAAAATATATCACTTCCGTTTGTATTGTCGTTTAGGTTTGGGAAAACGTCGGATTCTACTCAAGGGCCACTTGTTAATGCAATCGAGATTAACAAGTATCTAAAAATAGATGATGGATCATTTGATG GTGATGTAGCTGCAAGTTTAGTATCGAGTTACGAGTCGTATGATTGGGCGAAAGAAGGTGGTGATCCGTGTTTGCCGGTCGCATGGTCGTGGTTAGTTTGTAATACAGATCGTGAACCGAAGATTATCTCAGT CAAATTGTCTGGCATGAACTTGACTGGACCCATTCCATCCGATTTGACCAAGTTGACCAGCTTAGAGCAGTT GTGGCTTGATGGGAATGCACTTACGGGTCCAATTCCTGATTTTACAGGATGTCCAAATTTAAAGATTAT ACATTTGGAGAATAATCAATTGAGTGGCAACATACCGTCCTCATTGGCAGAGTTACCTAATTTGAGTCAACT GTATCTGCAAAACAATTTGTTAACCGGAGATGTGCCAACCAGTCTTCTTAACAAGAACTTAGTCTTGAA CTACACGGGAAATGCAAATCTTAGAAAAGGAGGTAGTGAAGGGGGACACTATAGAAAGATAATTATCGGATTAACAGTTGGTGCTGTTGCCCTTTTCTTAGGATTTATAACATCTTGTATACTTCTTCGCCAACGAAAAAAATATCCCAAAACAG AGCTTAAACATAGGATGCCTGTTATGAGCAATGCAGCAACAGAAGCTGCTCAAAGCTTCACATTATCAGAATTACGATACGCCACAAAGAATTTTGAAAAGAAAGTTGGCTCGGGTGGATTCGGCACTGTGTACTACGGAAAATTAAACGACGGGAAGGAAATTGCCGTCAAGCTACTCGAAAATAATAACGTTTATCAGGGAAAAAAAGAATTCGCGAACGAG GTGACTCTTCTTTCACGAATCCATCATCGAAACTTGGTACAGTTTCTCGGCTTTTGTCAAGAAGAAGGGATGGATATTCTTGTATACGAGTTTATGCATAACGGAACGCTTAAAGAACATCTCTACG GACCAATGGCTAGGGAACGTGGAATAAATTGGATCAAACGACTCGAGATTGCTGAAGAGTCTGCCAAAG GGATTGAGTACCTTCATACCGGTTGTGTTCCTTCCATCATTCATAGAGATTTGAAAACAAGTAATATTCTTCTTGATAAGAACATGAAGGCTAAGGTTTCGGATTTTGGGCTCTCGAAGCTTGCGGTTGACGGGACTTCACATGTATCCAGCATTGTTCGGGGTACACTCGGTTATCTTGATCCGGA GTACTATATTTCGAACCGTTTAACAGACAAAAGCGATATCTATAGTTTTGGGGTGATTCTTCTTGAGCTAATCTCCGGTCAAGAAGCAATTTCAAACGTGAACTTTGGTATCAATTGCCGAAACATTGTTCAATGG GCGAAAATGCATATAGAGAGCGGGGACATTCAAGGAATAATTGATCCAGTTCTTGGTAACGAATACGACATCCAATCAATGTGGAAAATAGCCGAAAAAGCTTTGATGTGTGTGCAACCACACGGGAACATGAGACCGTCAATGTCGGAAGTTATTAAGGAAATACAAGATGCAATCTTGATCGAAAGAGGAGTTCAGGCTGCTGCACGAGAACGTAGTTCTGATGAATTATCAAGGCATTCGACGTTGAACATGGGATCGCTTGATTTATGTGCTAACGATCAAGATCTGATGATTGACGAGTCGTTTAGTCGACCCGGGCCACGATAG